TCCGTCCTGTTTGTGTACCTTTCGGCTTCGTCTCGAGCCAGTCCGTCTGCTCCTCGCACGAGTCTTGACGTCTGTCAGCTGCATTGGCAGCCCATAACCACTAGCTGCCCTGACCGTTCAAGCTTTCCCTTCAGTACTTTAGCGAGTAATCTTCCTCGCTGGCGAGAGCTCAACTACCGTCTACGAGAGCTCGCTTCTACGTCGCAATTGTGTAAACTACGCAGCAGCCAGCAATGCGCTCCATGGACTGCTGAGCCTGGCCTGGCCTGGCCTGGCTTTCCCTCAGGCTTTTCGCTCGCTAGTGCAAGCTTGCAACGTCAGGTTCTATTCGGGTTGGGGGCGGTTCTCGAAGCATCACGCGAGTGCAGGGGGATCCCTCTGTGGGCAAGAAATTGCGACATTTCCGCCTTGCCTGCCAGTCTGCGCAGCCACCAGCCTGCGCAACAGCTCTCCGCCGCAGCTCTTAGAAGACAGCCCTGGCTGGTCTTCGCCTCGAATCTCATGTCGCTCTGTCTCTCGACGACGCGGGTGTTTCCCGTCATAAGCGCACTTAGAAGGCACCTGGAGCCAAACCCACGTCTCTCTGACCACGCCCACGCCACACGGGCCAGCTTGCTAGGCTCCACGTGGGCCATGGAGTCCGTGGTACGATGCTGGGGGGCAGTCCCGGCAGAAACAAGCATGTGCCGAGTCACCGTTACAACCTGCAGATAGCTGCTGCGGGTGACGGCGAAAGGGGTGGATCACAACCACTGCTTGCTGAGAGCAAACCTGCCCTTAAAGCAGCGACAGACATGCAGCGTCGACCGTCACACGGCGGATGGGGTTGGCCGTGCCAGGCTCTCGGCCTTAGGCCTGACAAGCGGTCTCTCGATCGAAGCACGACGACTGGACGGACGATTCTCTTGGAACCCTTCCCATGCCTCTTTCCCCCCCTCCATTTCCTGCCGCCATCCTCTTGGACGAAGTCAAAAGTCACTTGGATGGAGAATGTGCGAAGCAAGATATTGGACAAGTCGCAATGCTCTGTAATCGTACAGAACGCCTCGGACACGAGGCCAACTTGACCACATCCTTTCTTTGCAGCAGAAGGTCTGGTCCACAGTCGTACGCGTCGGTTCATCATCTAACATGGTCAAGACAACTTACTTGAAGAGCCGAAAACTCTCCTTGGACAACACTACTAAGCGATATGAAATTGGCCGTTGCACACAGGGGAGAGTTCAGCCCGACTAAGAGGGCCCGCAAGACATCGAATAGACCCTGTTCACGGTGAAGGGCACGTAAAGTTCAACAATACTCAAATGTTCGCGGCTTGAACTGCAATAGCACCATGGTTAGACCATGATGCCCTGGTACGTGCTCATGGCTCGTTCGCCATGGCACATGAGCCGTGTCTTGCCATGAAGTCAAAAAGTTTTCCAAGGTAAGGATGTCGCTAGATTTTGAGTTGCGGTTGATGAATGCAGGAGATGAGGAGCACGCAGTCCATACTGCGTATACCCGTCACTGCCCGTACCACACCTGGCAACCCTAGCATCCTCCTGGCCGGTTGAATTGGTATCCAGAGGTTGCTATTTGGCATTTCCGGAACGTTAGTTGGTCGGACGTTTTCTACTGTACGGCAGACTTTGTATCGACATGAATAACCCCCCGATGAATCTCGGGCCATCTGCTGGCTCTGGTTCGGTCCAGTGGGGGAGTTCATCCTCCTGGCAAGCCAATTAGTTCTGGCCCCCGGCAAGTAGTAGGTATCCTGATCCCTGGATCCGGTACCGAATAAGACATCATCGTACAGGACGGCAAATTAGTCAAATAAGCCGCGTGAACAGATGGCAACGTACCCCGATGCCAAGTAGACGGCCGAGGAGTCTCATCAATAATAATCTGGCAATATGTCAGGGTCACCTCGGGCGCCGACACGTTTTCGTAACCCTCTGACAATTTAGACGTTCCGCCAGATTTGATTTTCGAAGAGGCTCACCGGCGAAGCCTTCACCCGTTGTTTCGATCTGCTAGTTCCACGCGCGTCAGAAGCAGCACGGTTGGCCCAGCGGCTCCAGCCTTCGAAACGAAACCTCTGCAAAAGGACAACAGGATGGGACGGAAAACAGCGGAATTACTGCCCCGTCACCAGGCTTCCTAGTCTTTTAGGTTTCTCGTCAATCTTGACTACCCGCCTGTCTCATTACAACAGAGACACGAGCGAGGCAGTGGGCTGGCTGCCTCTCGAGCCCCTCCTCGATCTCCACGGTCGACTCGACAGATCTCGATTGGACAGCGCGTACCCGCGAGCGAGTCGTCTGTGTCACTGTCAGTGCTGTGCTGCTTGCCGATGTTGTTATTATACGCAGGCATGCAGTCTTATGGCCATACACTATTGCTGGTTTTGAGCATCTTTTATACTCAGCCCTAAACAAAATACATTTTGCTGTCGTTGATTGTGTGTCTAGGTCAGGCAAGGTACGGACGGCGTGAGGTTGCCAGGTCCTCTAGACACCCCGCCCCCAAACGCCAGCATTCGTCTCGTCCACGATCAATAAGTTTGGTCTCTGTATCGGCAACGACGCACTGATGACAATATGGAGGGCACAGAGATCGATCCCCATCAAATGCCCAGACGCCAGAGATGTGGTCAGTGCTGAGGCTGAAAATAATGAGGAGAGAAGGAAGGGCAGGGTGTGTGCAGCTCTGCTTGTCCAAGctctgccccccccccccctcctcctcctctctctgtctctgtctTTGTCTCTcgatgtgtgtgtgtgtctctCTCTGTCAAGGTATCCGTATCCGTAAGGCAGGAATGAATGAGAACGGGAGCTTGGAAGGGGTGAGTGCGTTCCATTCTAGGGCAGGGTGCTCCGTACACATACAGACTGACAGAGTACGAAGTAATACGGGTAGGTACGAAGACGGGTAAGGTGGGCAGAATTTCCTCAATTTTAGCATGTGCTTGCAGCTCGCAGAtatcacacacacacacacacacacatacgaCGCTGCGGGCCACATATGTTGCTTTCTTTTTTGTATTTTTCAATACTGACTCTATTGCAGCAGTTCTTATCCACTTACTTGACTCGCGGCAGGCAAATGGACAGACGGTGGATACTGTACACTGTATGGAGTACCAGAGGTTGGATAGTGCGTAGGTATGGATAGACCATACGGATTACCTAGATGCGCAGCTAGAGAGAGAGCTCTGAGCTTCCGCCCAGCGGCTATGGCCCACAGCGCGCCCAATTCAATCCGTGTGGCTGGTAAGACGGTTTGGATTTTGGGGGCCAAACGGGGGGGTccagggggagggggggtttGAGGTAGGTTGCCGTCGTCTGCTCGCCCGGAAAGGGGACCGTCGGGTATCCTGGGCCCGGTTCGGGGGGGCCACGGGGGGTGGGCTATTGATAATACCTTGCTGCCAAACATGTTTCTCGGACTTCAGTCTTAATCGGGTCCAACTCTGGGTTGGAGACTTGGAGTCAGTCTCGTCTTGGAGTCGTTCTTGGAGGCTTTCTTGGGGTCGCCTAGCGCAGGAGACTGAAAGTATGATCTCCTTGGCAGCTCAGCAGCATTTTCTTCGATCCAAGTACACTACTTAGTTACCAGGTACGTCCGTATCTTCATTATCTGAGGTATCTCACTCCATGTAGCCCGAATCCCATTTTTCCTTTCGAAATTGATATTTCTTTTGTTGGTCAGGAAAGCCAAGTTTTTGTTCCTCCTAACTCTCGTTCTTTACGTGGTATTTGATGGATTATATATGAAGAAAACTCCCGTCTAACCCCTCCCCCAAACGCCCCGGAGCTCTGTCCCGGCCTTCGTCGAGCTCATGTTGAATGACGCCGGCCCGTACTGATATTATGCTTCGCTTGCTTCAATCCATTTCTGTTTCGCAGTTGAGGTGGACGTCCAGAAACCTTTCCTCGcccaaaaagaaaaaaaaaaccccaTCCCTGGCAAGCTTATTTTCTCCCTCTCTGTTTTGTCCCTCTGGGACTAGCTGCCTTCAGATCTCCATAGCCTGCCGAATCAAGTCCGATGGTACCAAAGCTTGCACTTCACTCCAGTTGCTCCCAGCGTCTCTCACGCAGGGGCTTCTCTTTGCCGGCCGCGGCTCTGGTACCCTCTTTCTCTTCCTTCCACGCCCAGTACTCGGCGAGGCGCGTTTCCGCATACGAGGCGTAATCAAAGTCGATCTCCGAGATGACGGCTTGGATCAAAGCCCAGATGCCCCAATAGAACCCCGGCACGCCGCGGAATAGGTCCACCTCGTGTGTGAGCTTTCGGACCTCCGCCTCGACATCAACATTTGTGTTGTTCTCGGAGTATTTGTAGAACGAGCGAATGTACTCCTCAATGAACTCTCGACGCTGGGACTGGGTAGGCATGAAGTTGTAGTCGCAGTCGAATCCACCCCACTCGGCCAAGTGGTTGGCGATATCGAACGCGGCTGGTGACGGCGTGGCATACTCGTAGTCGATGAACGTCACTGTAGCCTCCTTCTTGGGGCCTTTGGCGGGTTGGGTACTCGGTAACACGATCACGTTGCCGCTCAGCAAATCGCAATGGGCAAAAACTAGCTGTTACGAGATAACCATTAGCAACTGTATAGGATCTTGGCAGCTCTACGTGACTTACGCCATCAACACCTAGACCGGGGCGTTGGCTGAACTCCTCCACAATGTATTCAAACTCCTTCTGCAGCTTGTCTTGTCTCTCCCTCTGGACCTGTGTATCGCTGGGCAGGGCCAAAATCCATTTTTGCATCACTGACCATAGGTTCGGCACAGGCTTCCCAGGTGCAGCGTTCTCGATGATGGCATTCAGGTCCTGATCGTGGCCCTTGGCGTTGCCATTGGTAGATGTCTGGTGTGTAATGCAGGGCACAGTCGCGTGCCACTGCGCTAACCTGCTGGCGACGGCTCGATAGATGTGTGGCTTCCTCAGGTCCTCCGGGGCTGTGACGCTGCCCTTGATAAATCGGTAGAGCATGCCATTCTGGAATCGGGCGAGCAATTCGGGGGCAAGGCCGTGCTTCATGAGAAGTTCATGGTTCTGAGCTTCGCGCTCGCGGTCGATGAGGACAGCGGTTCCATTTCCATACGCGCGCAACAAGATGGCCTCTCTGTCTATATCCTCCTTGGACCAGCCCTTTCGCTTGTTGATGGCTTTGAGTAGGGTATTGGTGATGCCGTCGGTGAAGCGAACGAATTCGATGTTGGAGTCGTCGGAGGCCCAGTCTGGTCGAACAGTCAGGATTAGACTAGTCGCAGATTGCTGAGAGTCTTCGCTGTCGTAGAAAAGGGGAAGTGTTCGGACATGGGGCAGCGCCGACCCGTTAGGGTGGCCGTTGCTTGCACCTTGGGTCATGATTTGACCGAAGGGATGACCGAACTACGTGGGCGAAGGAAGGGATGGGTATGTCGAAAGGGCAGGGACAATACCGAAGAGGTCAATTGCTGGATGAGGAGGCCCCTGTGGAATTCGGCGGTTTGTTCAGTCGCTGGTGTTGTGCGACCTTGGCACTCTGGATGATGGCAGAAAGGGGCTCACGGCTGTCTGCGAGACGTCAAGGGGTAGTGAGGATAGCGAGGCTGTTCAGGAGAGGAGAGGAGAGGTGCAGAAGGCTATGGCCAAAGCGAGATACGGATAGTAGTAGGTCGATATGTTGGTGGTTCAGGTGTGtaggaagaagaagcaggAGTGGGAAGAGAGGAAGGTGGGTATTGTCGGATTGATATTGGGAAAAGATGAGGACGAGGGGGTATTGGGTTTGGGATTGGCGCCGTCGAGATAATGGTGGCCGAGCACGAGACCTTTTTCCTTCCTCGTGCGGATCCCCAAGGTGTGAAAGAAAAAGGCAGTATCTTTTAGGGAGCACCCAAGTGGTAGGTGGCAGTGGCTCTCGGAATGATGTGGTGCGTTTGGTAGTCTAAAGTGAGATTCGCGTTGGGGAAATTACGGTATGTGCGAGTGGCTAATCTTCTTTTGTCGTCGGTCAACGAATCGAGGAAGAAAATCAGAAGGAAGAAGGGAGGACTGTGGACACTGGACAGAGACACAGAGAGACACAGAGACGGAGCGAGAGCATGTGAAGAAGGTGCAGAACAGAGCAACTTCCCACTTTCCACTTTCCACCTTCAGGGACCTTATGGATACCGCACTCACAGAACAAGCCAATTACCTCGTGCCTTGCTCGACTTACGACCGCCACATGAGTGGGCCTGCCTCTACTGTGTACCTTCCCTTTCTTCCAGACCCCCGATTTCACCATTAGTTTCCCGGGTGTATGCGCGTACTCCGGACGGGCACAGGAAAAGAGCTTTTGATGGAGCAGATTTTCAATCTTCATGTTCAGGGTCTCTCTGAGCGGGGGCAGTGCCGCAGTGGGAACCCGTTGTGATTGGGGGACCGGGGCGCTCCCGCGGGCGCTTTTTTCCCAACAACGCCTCCGCTAGCAAGTACAGACCTCAAGCAAAAGCTCAACCTGGAGTGACTTTGCCCTTGTTTGTTGGCCTTGTCTCTGTTTCTGCACAGGACGCAGGACGCGTGTCACGAGCGTCACGGCATAGGCACCGAGGAGAAGGAACCAAGGTACGCTGCTGTCCATCTCAGTTGCTCAGACCTTACGTATCTAGTCTACCTTAGGTAACTATGTAAGGTATTCGTGATTAGATTAGATACCTAGGTAGGCACGAGGAAATGGATGGGGGTCCGAAACAACCACAACGACTGAGAGGCGCACTTACCGTCATTGTTGCCTCTCTTTCCCCAAGTCCTgttcccctccccctccacaCCTCGGGCTATTGGATGGTCTACACTAAACCCGTACCATAatgtacctaccttaccacaAGCATTGGGTTCTTTCAAGAGTCCATAGCAGTGGCATCCAAGGGTCTTGCAGCTGCTCGGCAATGCAGTGCGACAGCCACAACGGCCTGACGAGCCTGGATTGGATCGCAGGACCCAGCCGCTGGACCGTCTCAAGAGCTTCCCCTCATTCAGTCCATCCAATACTTGTTTCCGATTCCCAGGAGCCACGCCGGAATTCCGTCATCGTTGGAGCTGAGCCTaatgtatccgtaccttcGAGCACCACCTTCTCTGGGGCTTCTACAGCGTGCCTACTGTACTCGTCTCTTTCCCCAGTCATGATCAGCGCGGAAACCCGTATCGACTCACCATCTCTACAATGCAACTTCGAATGTCGTACCTTTACTAGGTATGTACTGGTTAGTAAACCGGGTTCGGGAACCAATTTCGCTATGCAACGAGCGTTCGTTTCGCACCTGACCGTCGCAGAGGTGCATTCCCTTGATGCACCGTTATCTTCACTCAAGCCACAGGCTGAGGGCTGCCTGCCTTAGGCTGTCTTAGAAGAGGGCTCACCGACTCTGTGTCTCTCGTCTCCTGCAGTCTAATCAAGTCCAACCCGGCCTGAGCATCTTGATCGCGAACTGCAGTCGGGTGTCGTGTCTCATCTTTTGCTTCGAACCGGCTACCTAATACCTATGCATCCTCCATTCCCTAAATGAGCCACACCTCTGGCTTAAAACTTATAACTCCAACCAAGGACATGCGATAGCGAAAGGTTCAAGCTCGCATTTTCGCATTAGGCATCTTAGGAGAAGCCCTCTGAACCGTTGATGGACTGAGGTCTGACGGGGCTTGCCGGTTGCCCGCTCCTCACTCCTGCCTTCAGCCGAAACCTTGAGAGCCTCAACCCCACCTTGAAGTGCCGTCGAGGAAGGAAACGGGGCCAGACCGGCGGTGCTCGGACCACCTTGCACCTTCCGGTGGCTGCTGAGCCGTTTGTACAGATACGTACCGCGGACATTGACCTCTATTGGCTGTGCTCATCGACTTCCGACGATCCAGCCACCATCCTCATCCAACTTCGGGCTTACTACAGCAGATCGGATCGAACCTGCGACCTATCTCATCCCATCTACGGTCCAGCCACGACAAACAGCCGCATGTACCACTCTCGCCCTGCTGGTCTGAGTCTCATGGAATGCGGACTGCCAGTCCCTCTGGCGCATCAACCCAAGCCCAGGTTTTGTCGACTATCATTGCAACATAGCCGCCACAGTAAGGACTTGTGAGTGATGATCGCCGGGCACGGCACCGTTGACATCTTGGAGCCTTTGACCGCCCTGTCATAAGCTTTCATAAACGCTATTGGATCTCTTATCGCTTCCGAAATGGCGCCGCCCGTGCTCCCGAATCCGTCCAACTTCTTGGCCGTAGCGCTGGTCATCAACAGGTCTCGTGATGGTCCCAACTTCGTCTTCCATTATCCACCCACTGTCTTGCCGCCCAACGCGCACTCCAAAAGTCATGAGCCAGCCGACGGCTCGGCCGAGTATGATGATATCTTACTGGAGCGTCTTAATGCGCCCGGCTCAGCATCCCTCGACTCCGATGCTAACGCCGACGACCTTCAGCAATGGACTGCCGGAGATGATCACTTAATCACCGAAGATGGTACGCAAATCGTCCCATGGGAGCATGTGGCTGGGTTTCCTACCAAAGATCTCGCCAGCATTCTGACCCCAGGGAGAGCGTATCACAAGAAGCTCTTCCAACTCTCTCTGGACCCCTTATTCTGTGTTTCTTATCCCATCCACGTCCCCGAGAGTGGGAcctggaagaagaagaagaagaacaagaagGCCAAGTCAGAGAGATCCAAGTCTGTGCGTACGGAGGAATCGGCGGTATTTGTCGACTTCGACCCAAATGAGGATAATGAAGATGCCTCCAAGGGCGCCGAGGCGTCGCAAAATGATTTCAAGGAGGAAGAACAACCCCAGCAAGACGAGCCTGACGACAAGCGGGCATCCATGACTATGTTCAATCTGGTGTTCTTTCTGAACCCGAAGAAACATGAGGCCAAAGAACTCATCGAGACACTCTATCTCAACATCATTAAGAAGATCAACAAGGCATTTAAGTACTGCCAGCAGCGAAGTGAATTCGTGTGGAAAGAGTCGAAACGTATCTCAGCCCTGAAGGACAAGGGACGAGAAGATAGTAAGCCTGGTTACGTGGCACCATCGGATGAAAGGTGCTGACATTAATACAGGGCGTAAAATGAGTCTGCTATGGGACGAGATTCTACAGA
The Colletotrichum lupini chromosome 6, complete sequence DNA segment above includes these coding regions:
- a CDS encoding choline/ethanolamine kinase, whose amino-acid sequence is MTQGASNGHPNGSALPHVRTLPLFYDSEDSQQSATSLILTVRPDWASDDSNIEFVRFTDGITNTLLKAINKRKGWSKEDIDREAILLRAYGNGTAVLIDREREAQNHELLMKHGLAPELLARFQNGMLYRFIKGSVTAPEDLRKPHIYRAVASRLAQWHATVPCITHQTSTNGNAKGHDQDLNAIIENAAPGKPVPNLWSVMQKWILALPSDTQVQRERQDKLQKEFEYIVEEFSQRPGLGVDGLVFAHCDLLSGNVIVLPSTQPAKGPKKEATVTFIDYEYATPSPAAFDIANHLAEWGGFDCDYNFMPTQSQRREFIEEYIRSFYKYSENNTNVDVEAEVRKLTHEVDLFRGVPGFYWGIWALIQAVISEIDFDYASYAETRLAEYWAWKEEKEGTRAAAGKEKPLRERRWEQLE